A window of Primulina tabacum isolate GXHZ01 chromosome 4, ASM2559414v2, whole genome shotgun sequence contains these coding sequences:
- the LOC142542184 gene encoding protein LIGHT-DEPENDENT SHORT HYPOCOTYLS 3-like, with product MDPITHQMNSSSSNIEINSTFTITTPASGGSGGSSMMGSPSGSSASSPTTLSRYENQKRRDWNTFGQYLRNHRPPLSLSRCSGAHVLEFLRYLDQFGKTKIHTQLCPFFGHPNPPAPCPCPLRQAWGSLDALIGRLRAAYEENGGKPEANPFGARAVRLYLREVRDSQSKARGISYEKKKRKRPPPPPQPAALPPS from the coding sequence ATGGACCCAATAACCCACCAAATGAACTCTTCAAGTTCGAACATAGAGATCAACAGTACTTTCACCATCACCACGCCCGCATCCGGCGGCAGCGGCGGCAGCTCAATGATGGGCTCACCGTCGGGCTCCTCCGCCTCCTCTCCGACGACCCTCAGCCGCTACGAGAACCAGAAACGCCGAGACTGGAACACTTTCGGGCAGTATCTCCGCAACCACCGCCCTCCTCTCTCGCTCTCCCGCTGCAGCGGAGCTCACGTGCTGGAATTCCTCCGTTACCTTGATCAGTTCGGCAAGACTAAAATTCACACTCAGCTTTGTCCCTTTTTCGGGCACCCGAACCCGCCTGCCCCCTGCCCGTGCCCCCTCCGTCAGGCTTGGGGAAGCCTTGATGCCCTCATAGGCCGCCTCCGAGCAGCTTACGAGGAAAATGGGGGCAAGCCCGAAGCTAACCCGTTTGGGGCTCGGGCAGTTAGGCTCTATTTACGCGAAGTTCGTGATTCGCAGTCTAAGGCAAGAGGTATCAGCTACGAGAAGAAGAAACGGAAGAGGCCGCCTCCGCCGCCTCAACCTGCAGCGCTGCCGCCGAGTTAG
- the LOC142541311 gene encoding putative methyltransferase PMT8, translating to MMRGRRDGVHKKRLLTSVLIVAVFLVFLYAYFGAKYSGESALEYGSRSLGKLGSSYLGQKEDSDLGQGESKMGLSVKFGLDDAEDGKLQRTSLQSQSNGQKVEMKFGKRTFLTLTSHMRKSDQNWLVVKGDRINFPGGVTHFHFGAEKYTSILEQRST from the exons ATGATGAGGGGAAGACGAGATGGAGTGCACAAGAAACGCTTGCTGACTTCCGTGCTTATTGTAGCGGTGTTTCTTGTTTTTCTGTATGCCTATTTTGGCGCTAAGTATTCTGGGGAGTCTGCTCTAGAGTACGGTAGCCGGTCTTTGGGAAAGCTAGGGTCATCTTATTTGGGTCAAAAGGAAGATTCTGATCTTGGCCAGGGGGAAAGCAAGATGGGTCTTTCTGTCAAGTTTGGGTTGGATGATGCAGAGGATGGGAAACTTCAAAGAACTTCCCTGCA GTCCCAATCAAATGGCCAAAAAGTAGAGATGAAGTTTGGAAAGCGAACATTCCTCACACTCACCTCGCACATGAGAAAGTCTGACCAGAATTGGTTGGTTGTTAAAGGAGATAGGATTAACTTTCCTGGAGGAGTCACTCACTTCCATTTTGGAGCAGAGAAGTACACTTCCATTTTGGAGCAGAGAAGTACATAG
- the LOC142542186 gene encoding KIN14B-interacting protein At4g14310-like — protein MSSSSAVRRMKERGTGWGKITPGSGKCISTGKENSRSTSRIRAATQKPNIRPMARIDKSAPEAAPPPVEDSRAEPRFRRSSYSVPRGRSCSPSDFTRALSDLRKNPTRVPLGPHQEKGNCSNFRGLSDKSGEKYDLERSVSKVLDRNGEIEEGLEQNSRENVKSKVMVLNNGGNEGKIESLSSISVKRSDLDNFIENSIVEKAALKTSGVEVEYGSGLRDSKTANKVSNFPGLSRENSVNKHPSKLREKLAFLEGKVKRIASDIKRTKEMLDMNNPESSKMMLSDIQEKISGIERAMNHVVRNDGDAKTGSAKNGEIEYMKDKKELVDIRNSVKGLNVEELEARLFPHHKLIRERTFSRTTSEGSEAHSIATEKGVLNLEEKVSSLDGNTIASEFLAYLSKKETKASAESSEVQEIEDSAISIVGTSSINMSNDKVAIDAMLMADEKLDDFDDQGRVPAMTFEEEIEDSCMFKSNEIGYKTSTGGWFVSEGESVLLAHDDGSCSFYDITNCEEKAEYKPPAGISPNLWQDCWLIRAPSADGCSGRYVVAASAGNSVGSGFCSWDFYSKNIRAFHFEEDSTNTRTALAPLSNNTMFRTNTLSMYTATENRQWWYKPCGPLIISTASAQRMVQIYDIRDGDQVMKWELQKPVLAMDYASPLQWKNREKVVIAEADSVSLFDVSSLSPQALLSVSSSGRKISALHVNNTDAELGGGVRQRMGSSEAEGNDGVFCTPDSINVLDFRHPSGIGLKIPKVGADVQSAFSCGDAVYIGCTNLRSMAKKQSNSQIQRLSLRKPNLFSTYTLPESNAHSHFSALTQVWGNSNFVMGVCGLGLFIFESLKDDGSQYLSMNYNNIQNAKEIIGPDDMYSPSFDYLASKVLLVSRDRPAKWRYLS, from the exons ATGTCTTCCTCATCAGCTGTTCGCCGGATGAAAGAACGCGGCACTGGTTGGGGAAAAATCACTCCAGGTTCCGGTAAGTGTATTTCCACAGGGAAGGAGAACTCCAGGTCTACATCCCGTATCCGGGCAGCAACTCAGAAGCCCAACATCAGGCCTATGGCTCGGATTGATAAGTCCGCTCCAGAGGCGGCGCCGCCTCCAGTGGAGGACTCACGCGCGGAGCCGCGCTTCAGGCGATCGAGTTATTCGGTTCCTCGAGGTAGGAGCTGTAGCCCCTCTGATTTTACTAGagctttatctgatttgagaaAAAACCCTACTAGGGTTCCACTAGGCCCACATCAGGAGAAAGGGAATTGTTCTAATTTTAGGGGTTTGAGTGATAAATCTGGGGAAAAATATGATCTTGAGAGAAGTGTTTCCAAAGTCCTGGATAGAAATGGAGAAATTGAAGAAGGGCTGGAACAGAATTCTCGAGAAAACGTGAAATCTAAGGTTATGGTTCTGAATAATGGTGGTAATGAGGGAAAAATTGAAAGTTTGAGCTCAATTTCAGTTAAAAGATCAGACCTCGATAATTTCATTGAAAATTCTATTGTAGAAAAAGCAGCGTTGAAAACTTCTGGTGTTGAAGTTGAATATGGGTCTGGTTTGAGAGACTCTAAAACTGCTAATAAAGTAAGTAATTTTCCTGGGCTGTCAAGAGAGAATAGTGTGAACAAGCATCCCAGCAAGCTCCGGGAAAAGCTTGCTTTTTTGGAAGGGAAAGTGAAGAGAATAGCATCTGATATAAAGCGAACTAAAGAGATGTTGGATATGAATAATCCAGAGTCGTCAAAGATGATGTTGTCTGATATTCAAGAAAAGATTTCAGGGATTGAGAGGGCTATGAACCACGTTGTCCGTAATGATGGAGATGCCAAGACAGGGTCAGCCAAAAATGGTGAAATTGAGTATATGAAAGATAAGAAAGAATTGGTGGATATAAGAAACTCGGTGAAGGggttaaatgttgaagaattgGAGGCTCGGTTATTCCCTCATCATAAGTTGATAAGAGAGAGAACATTTTCAAGGACTACATCTGAAGGTTCTGAGGCCCATAGCATTGCCACCGAGAAGGGTGTACTGAATTTGGAGGAGAAAGTGAGCTCTTTAGATGGCAATACCATTGCTTCAGAATTCTTGGCGTATTTGAGTAAGAAGGAAACAAAGGCTAGTGCAGAGTCAAGTGAAGTTCAAGAAATCGAGGATTCCGCgatttctatagtgggaacttcTTCAATTAATATGTCTAATGATAAAGTTGCCATAGATGCTATGCTGATGGCTGATGAAAAGCTCGATGATTTTGATGACCAAGGGAGAGTTCCAGCCATGACATTTGAGGAGGAGATAGAAGACAGTTGTATGTTTAAGTCAAATGAAATTGGTTACAAGACCTCAACTGGAGGATGGTTTGTGTCAGAAGGAGAGTCTGTTCTTCTCGCTCATGATGATGGTTCGTGTTCATTCTATGACATAACGAACTGTGAG GAGAAGGCAGAGTACAAACCTCCAGCTGGAATCTCACCAAACTTGTGGCAAGATTGTTGGCTAATCCGTGCCCCAAGCGCAGATGGGTGCTCTGGGAGATATGTTGTGGCAGCATCTGCTGGAAATTCTGTGGGTTCGGGTTTCTGCTCATGGGATTTTTACTCAAAAAATATACGAGCATTTCACTTTGAGGAAGACTCCACTAATACAAGAACAGCCCTTGCTCCCTTATCAAACAACACCATGTTTAGAACAAACACTTTGTCCATGTATACTGCTACTGAAAACCGACAATGGTGGTATAAACCTTGTGGACCTTTAATTATATCAACAGCTAGTGCTCAAAGGATGGTGCAAATTTATGACATACGTGATGGAGATCAAGTAATGAAGTGGGAGTTGCAGAAGCCCGTGTTGGCCATGGATTATGCAAGCCCTTTACAATGGAAAAATCGAGAAAAAGTGGTAATAGCAGAAGCAGACTCTGTTTCTCTATTTGATGTGAGCTCTCTCAGTCCTCAGGCATTACTCTCTGTTTCTTCATCTGGTAGAAAAATTTCTGCTCTCCATGTGAACAACACCGATGCAGAATTAGGCGGAGGAGTTAGGCAGAG AATGGGTTCATCGGAAGCAGAGGGAAATGATGGGGTATTTTGCACTCCTGATTCCATTAATGTCCTTGATTTTCGTCACCCATCTGGTATAGGTCTTAAGATTCCAAAAGTTGGCGCGGACGTTCAGTCAGCTTTTTCTTGTGGCGATGCAGTATACATTGGATGCACTAATTTAAGATCAATGGCTAAAAAGCAATCCAACTCCCAAATCCAACGCTTATCATTACGGAAGCCGAATCTTTTCAGCACCTACACACTACCAGAATCGAATGCTCACTCCCATTTCTCAGCATTGACGCAAGTGTGGGGAAATTCAAATTTCGTAATGGGAGTTTGTGGGCTCGgcttatttatttttgaatccTTGAAAGACGATGGATCTCAGTACCTCTCGATGAATTATAATAACATACAGAATGCAAAAGAAATCATTGGACCAGATGACATGTATTCTCCTTCCTTTGATTACTTGGCTTCAAAAGTTCTTCTGGTATCGAGAGATCGCCCCGCTAAATGGAGGTATTTGTCATAG
- the LOC142542189 gene encoding cyanate hydratase-like produces MESKLGTVDALQAVKRNSGKTYGQIAEEAGLTNVYVAQLLRRQAQLKLDTAPLLRAALPELSEDHLHEMMQPPLRSYDPRLIQEPTIYRLNEAVMHFGESIKEIINEEFGDGIMSAIDFYCSVDKIKGVDGKDRVVLTFDGKYLPHTEHRTEHMVSRTRNIKNQVHESKKG; encoded by the exons ATGGAATCCAAACTCGGCACGGTGGATGCGCTCCAAGCGGTGAAGAGGAACTCGGGCAAGACTTACGGGCAGATAGCCGAGGAGGCTGGCCTGACTAACGTGTACGTGGCTCAGCTCCTGCGGCGCCAAGCCCAGCTCAAGCTGGACACCGCACCGTTACTCCGGGCAGCCCTGCCCGAACTCTCTGAAGATCACCTTCATGAGATGATGCAACCGCCCCTCCGATCGTATGATCCAAGATTAATTCAAGAACCCACTATTTATAG GTTAAACGAAGCTGTTATGCATTTTGGGGAGAGCATAAAGGAGATCATAAATGAGGAATTTGGTGATGGCAT CATGTCGGCAATTGATTTCTACTGTTCAGTCGACAAAATTAAAGGTGTGGATGGAAAGGATCGTGTCGTCTTGACATTTGACGGGAAATATTTGCCTCACACTGAGCAT CGTACTGAGCATATGGTATCAAGAACAAGAAACATAAAAAATCAAGTTCATGAATCAAAGAAAGGGTGA
- the LOC142542187 gene encoding protein unc-13 homolog isoform X1, giving the protein MDLSSPLEKLDGLDRDDFREAAYEIFFTACRSSPGFGGRSAITYYNSSEGGDGNGSGPGSPMKPPGVGMAVTSRVKRALGLRMLKRAPSSRRSSSCGANPSSPSGAGSSPRMSSTLPASSVARLRRPMTSAEIMRQQMRVTEQSDNRLRKTLMRTLVGQMGRRAETIILPLELLRHLKPSEFNDAHEYHIWQKRQLKILEAGLLLHPSIPLEKSDIVAAKFRDIINSCETKAIDTGKNSEAMKTLCNSIVSLAWRSPDGGASDVCHWADGYPLNVQIYTALLSSVFDNKDETLVIDEVDELLELMKKTWSTLGINRSIHNLCFTWVLFEQYIATGQVESDLLGASHAMLTEVAADAKKVNREAIYIKMLSNVLTAMKKWSEKRLLDYHESFDRGTVGIMESILPLVFSATKILEEDIPCYVSISQEKGETRDEASGNRIDYYIRASLRNAFAKMLVDKNGNGTSLEGQEVSEMLIKLARETEELASKEKDIFSRVLKKWQPISAGVAAVTLHTCYGTLLKQYLTGTSMLKNETVLVLQRAGKLEKLLVQMVVEDSVECEDGGKAIVREMVPYEVDSIIVKLMKQWVQDKLKQGNEIYQRAKETETWNPKSKTEPYAHSAEELVRFAKEAVKNFFEIPINITENLVYDLTEGLEHLFRDYITFIASCGSKQSYIPTLPPLTRCSLDSKFRKLWKRAACSVGIEDPNNNLGNEGNNPRPSTSRGTQRLYIRLNTLHYLQSQIHSLDKTLTLSPKVTPSPKSWFGNRRQLNSSYFEHSRSAIQVAFQHVAEVAAYRLIFLDSNSVFYGSLYIGDVINSRIRPALRILKQNLTLLCAIVTDRAQPLALQEVMKASFEAYLMVLLAGGSSRTFSRFDHPMIEEDFDNLKRVFCTCGEGLIVEDMVEKDAETVEGVVALMGQSTEQLVEDFSIVACEASGIGVVGAGQKLPMPPTTGRWNRLDPNTILRVLCHRNDQAANHFLKRTFQLAKRRDSR; this is encoded by the exons ATGGATCTCTCTTCGCCTTTAGAGAAACTCGATGGTCTTGACCGGGATGACTTTCGGGAGGCGGCATACGAGATTTTCTTCACAGCATGCAGGTCTTCTCCGGGGTTTGGTGGACGGAGCGCGATCACTTATTACAACTCTTCAGAAGGCGGGGATGGAAATGGGTCAGGTCCCGGGTCACCAATGAAGCCACCGGGGGTTGGGATGGCAGTGACGAGTCGGGTGAAGAGGGCATTGGGGCTACGAATGTTGAAGCGAGCGCCATCTTCCAGGCGTTCGAGCTCATGTGGAGCGAATCCATCATCTCCCAGTGGTGCAGGTTCGAGTCCGAGGATGTCGTCGACACTACCTGCGTCTTCAGTGGCGAGGCTGAGGCGACCGATGACGTCGGCAGAAATTATGAGGCAGCAAATGAGGGTGACCGAGCAGAGTGATAATAGACTTCGCAAAACTCTAATGAGAACTCTAGTTGGCCAA ATGGGCAGGCGAGCAGAGACCATAATTCTTCCTCTGGAGTTACTCCGTCATCTGAAACCATCTGAATTCAACGATGCTCACGAGTACCATATCTGGCAAAAACGCCAACTAAAAATACTCGAAGCAGGACTACTCCTCCACCCTTCTATCCCACTAGAAAAGTCAGACATAGTTGCCGCTAAATTTCGAGACATTATCAATTCTTGCGAAACAAAGGCAATAGACACGGGGAAGAATTCGGAGGCAATGAAAACACTTTGCAACTCTATCGTCTCCTTGGCTTGGCGAAGCCCCGATGGTGGAGCCTCCGACGTGTGCCACTGGGCCGATGGATACCCCCTCAACGTCCAAATCTACACAGCCCTTCTCAGCTCAGTTTTCGATAATAAGGATGAAACGCTAGTCATTGATGAAGTCGATGAACTGCTAGAGCTTATGAAGAAAACGTGGTCTACTTTGGGGATTAACCGGTCCATACATAATCTATGTTTCACTTGGGTGCTTTTTGAGCAGTACATCGCAACTGGGCAGGTGGAGTCGGATCTTCTTGGGGCATCTCATGCTATGTTGACTGAAGTAGCAGCCGACGCTAAGAAGGTCAATAGAGAGGCGATTTACATCAAGATGTTGTCAAATGTTTTAACAGCAATGAAGAAGTGGTCTGAAAAAAGGTTGTTGGATTATCATGAAAGCTTTGATAGGGGAACAGTTGGAATAATGGAAAGTATTCTTCCTTTGGTTTTCTCTGCCACAAAGATACTCGAAGAGGATATTCCTTGCTACGTGTCGATTAGTCAAGAAAAGGGAGAGACGAGGGACGAAGCTTCCGGGAATAGGATCGACTATTATATTCGAGCATCACTGAGAAACGCATTTGCCAAG ATGCTAGTGGATAAAAATGGAAATGGGACATCCCTTGAAGGGCAAGAAGTGAGTGAAATGCTCATCAAATTGGCTAGAGAAACCGAAGAATTGGCTTCAAAGGAGAAGGATATATTCAGTCGAGTTCTTAAGAAATGGCAACCCATTTCTGCTGGAGTTGCGGCTGTTACACTGCACACTTGTTATGGGACGTTACTAAAGCAGTACTTAACGGGCACGTCTATGCTCAAGAATGAAACAGTCTTGGTGTTGCAAAGGGCTGGGAAATTAGAGAAACTTTTAGTACAGATGGTGGTTGAGGACTCTGTTGAATGTGAAGATGGAGGCAAGGCAATTGTGAGAGAAATGGTTCCTTATGAAGTTGATTCAATCATAGTTAAACTTATGAAACAGTGGGTTCaagacaagttgaagcaaggaAATGAGATTTACCAAAGGGCAAAAGAAACAGAA ACATGGAATCCAAAGTCCAAAACTGAGCCGTACGCTCATTCTGCTGAAGAACTAGTCAGATTTGCCAAGGAAGCTGTAAAAAATTTCTTCGAAATTCCTATAAACATAACGGAGAATCTTGTTTATGATCTTACTGAAGGTTTAGAACATCTCTTCCGAGATTACATAACGTTCATTGCATCATGTG GATCAAAACAGAGTTATATCCCCACACTTCCTCCGCTAACACGGTGTAGCTTGGATTCAAAGTTCCGAAAACTCTGGAAAAGAGCAGCATGCAGTGTAGGAATTGAAGATCCAAACAATAATTTGGGCAATGAAGGAAACAATCCCCGTCCATCGACAAGTCGTGGAACACAACGCCTATATATCCGTCTCAACACCTTACATTACCTTCAATCACAAATTCACTCCCTTGACAAAACATTAACTCTGTCGCCGAAGGTAACTCCATCACCAAAATCCTGGTTTGGTAACAGAAGGCAACTCAACAGTTCATATTTTGAACATAGCCGATCAGCGATACAAGTTGCTTTTCAGCATGTGGCAGAAGTAGCAGCCTATCGTCTAATATTTTTGGATTCAAACTCGGTTTTCTACGGAAGCCTATACATTGGTGATGtaataaattcaagaatcaGGCCAGCATTAAGAATACTCAAGCAGAACCTTACTCTTCTGTGTGCAATAGTGACTGATCGTGCTCAACCACTAGCTCTACAAGAAGTAATGAAGGCCTCTTTTGAGGCGTACCTCATGGTTTTGCTAGCTGGTGGCAGCTCCCGAACCTTCTCCAGGTTTGATCACCCAATGATTGAGGAAGACTTTGACAACTTGAAACGAGTATTTTGTACATGCGGAGAAGGTTTGATAGTTGAGGATATGGTTGAAAAGGATGCGGAAACAGTTGAAGGGGTGGTGGCATTGATGGGGCAGTCGACCGAGCAATTAGTAGAAGATTTCAGTATTGTGGCATGTGAAGCTAGTGGGATAGGAGTGGTGGGTGCAGGGCAGAAACTTCCAATGCCACCGACAACTGGTAGGTGGAATCGGTTAgatccaaataccatattgagggTACTTTGTCATAGGAATGATCAAGCTGCAAACCATTTCTTGAAGAGGACATTCCAACTAGCAAAGAGAAGGGACTCGAGATAA
- the LOC142542187 gene encoding protein unc-13 homolog isoform X2, translating into MDLSSPLEKLDGLDRDDFREAAYEIFFTACRSSPGFGGRSAITYYNSSEGGDGNGSGPGSPMKPPGVGMAVTSRVKRALGLRMLKRAPSSRRSSSCGANPSSPSGAGSSPRMSSTLPASSVARLRRPMTSAEIMRQQMRVTEQSDNRLRKTLMRTLVGQMGRRAETIILPLELLRHLKPSEFNDAHEYHIWQKRQLKILEAGLLLHPSIPLEKSDIVAAKFRDIINSCETKAIDTGKNSEAMKTLCNSIVSLAWRSPDGGASDVCHWADGYPLNVQIYTALLSSVFDNKDETLVIDEVDELLELMKKTWSTLGINRSIHNLCFTWVLFEQYIATGQVESDLLGASHAMLTEVAADAKKVNREAIYIKMLSNVLTAMKKWSEKRLLDYHESFDRGTVGIMESILPLVFSATKILEEDIPCYVSISQEKGETRDEASGNRIDYYIRASLRNAFAKVLDKNGNGTSLEGQEVSEMLIKLARETEELASKEKDIFSRVLKKWQPISAGVAAVTLHTCYGTLLKQYLTGTSMLKNETVLVLQRAGKLEKLLVQMVVEDSVECEDGGKAIVREMVPYEVDSIIVKLMKQWVQDKLKQGNEIYQRAKETETWNPKSKTEPYAHSAEELVRFAKEAVKNFFEIPINITENLVYDLTEGLEHLFRDYITFIASCGSKQSYIPTLPPLTRCSLDSKFRKLWKRAACSVGIEDPNNNLGNEGNNPRPSTSRGTQRLYIRLNTLHYLQSQIHSLDKTLTLSPKVTPSPKSWFGNRRQLNSSYFEHSRSAIQVAFQHVAEVAAYRLIFLDSNSVFYGSLYIGDVINSRIRPALRILKQNLTLLCAIVTDRAQPLALQEVMKASFEAYLMVLLAGGSSRTFSRFDHPMIEEDFDNLKRVFCTCGEGLIVEDMVEKDAETVEGVVALMGQSTEQLVEDFSIVACEASGIGVVGAGQKLPMPPTTGRWNRLDPNTILRVLCHRNDQAANHFLKRTFQLAKRRDSR; encoded by the exons ATGGATCTCTCTTCGCCTTTAGAGAAACTCGATGGTCTTGACCGGGATGACTTTCGGGAGGCGGCATACGAGATTTTCTTCACAGCATGCAGGTCTTCTCCGGGGTTTGGTGGACGGAGCGCGATCACTTATTACAACTCTTCAGAAGGCGGGGATGGAAATGGGTCAGGTCCCGGGTCACCAATGAAGCCACCGGGGGTTGGGATGGCAGTGACGAGTCGGGTGAAGAGGGCATTGGGGCTACGAATGTTGAAGCGAGCGCCATCTTCCAGGCGTTCGAGCTCATGTGGAGCGAATCCATCATCTCCCAGTGGTGCAGGTTCGAGTCCGAGGATGTCGTCGACACTACCTGCGTCTTCAGTGGCGAGGCTGAGGCGACCGATGACGTCGGCAGAAATTATGAGGCAGCAAATGAGGGTGACCGAGCAGAGTGATAATAGACTTCGCAAAACTCTAATGAGAACTCTAGTTGGCCAA ATGGGCAGGCGAGCAGAGACCATAATTCTTCCTCTGGAGTTACTCCGTCATCTGAAACCATCTGAATTCAACGATGCTCACGAGTACCATATCTGGCAAAAACGCCAACTAAAAATACTCGAAGCAGGACTACTCCTCCACCCTTCTATCCCACTAGAAAAGTCAGACATAGTTGCCGCTAAATTTCGAGACATTATCAATTCTTGCGAAACAAAGGCAATAGACACGGGGAAGAATTCGGAGGCAATGAAAACACTTTGCAACTCTATCGTCTCCTTGGCTTGGCGAAGCCCCGATGGTGGAGCCTCCGACGTGTGCCACTGGGCCGATGGATACCCCCTCAACGTCCAAATCTACACAGCCCTTCTCAGCTCAGTTTTCGATAATAAGGATGAAACGCTAGTCATTGATGAAGTCGATGAACTGCTAGAGCTTATGAAGAAAACGTGGTCTACTTTGGGGATTAACCGGTCCATACATAATCTATGTTTCACTTGGGTGCTTTTTGAGCAGTACATCGCAACTGGGCAGGTGGAGTCGGATCTTCTTGGGGCATCTCATGCTATGTTGACTGAAGTAGCAGCCGACGCTAAGAAGGTCAATAGAGAGGCGATTTACATCAAGATGTTGTCAAATGTTTTAACAGCAATGAAGAAGTGGTCTGAAAAAAGGTTGTTGGATTATCATGAAAGCTTTGATAGGGGAACAGTTGGAATAATGGAAAGTATTCTTCCTTTGGTTTTCTCTGCCACAAAGATACTCGAAGAGGATATTCCTTGCTACGTGTCGATTAGTCAAGAAAAGGGAGAGACGAGGGACGAAGCTTCCGGGAATAGGATCGACTATTATATTCGAGCATCACTGAGAAACGCATTTGCCAAGGTAT TGGATAAAAATGGAAATGGGACATCCCTTGAAGGGCAAGAAGTGAGTGAAATGCTCATCAAATTGGCTAGAGAAACCGAAGAATTGGCTTCAAAGGAGAAGGATATATTCAGTCGAGTTCTTAAGAAATGGCAACCCATTTCTGCTGGAGTTGCGGCTGTTACACTGCACACTTGTTATGGGACGTTACTAAAGCAGTACTTAACGGGCACGTCTATGCTCAAGAATGAAACAGTCTTGGTGTTGCAAAGGGCTGGGAAATTAGAGAAACTTTTAGTACAGATGGTGGTTGAGGACTCTGTTGAATGTGAAGATGGAGGCAAGGCAATTGTGAGAGAAATGGTTCCTTATGAAGTTGATTCAATCATAGTTAAACTTATGAAACAGTGGGTTCaagacaagttgaagcaaggaAATGAGATTTACCAAAGGGCAAAAGAAACAGAA ACATGGAATCCAAAGTCCAAAACTGAGCCGTACGCTCATTCTGCTGAAGAACTAGTCAGATTTGCCAAGGAAGCTGTAAAAAATTTCTTCGAAATTCCTATAAACATAACGGAGAATCTTGTTTATGATCTTACTGAAGGTTTAGAACATCTCTTCCGAGATTACATAACGTTCATTGCATCATGTG GATCAAAACAGAGTTATATCCCCACACTTCCTCCGCTAACACGGTGTAGCTTGGATTCAAAGTTCCGAAAACTCTGGAAAAGAGCAGCATGCAGTGTAGGAATTGAAGATCCAAACAATAATTTGGGCAATGAAGGAAACAATCCCCGTCCATCGACAAGTCGTGGAACACAACGCCTATATATCCGTCTCAACACCTTACATTACCTTCAATCACAAATTCACTCCCTTGACAAAACATTAACTCTGTCGCCGAAGGTAACTCCATCACCAAAATCCTGGTTTGGTAACAGAAGGCAACTCAACAGTTCATATTTTGAACATAGCCGATCAGCGATACAAGTTGCTTTTCAGCATGTGGCAGAAGTAGCAGCCTATCGTCTAATATTTTTGGATTCAAACTCGGTTTTCTACGGAAGCCTATACATTGGTGATGtaataaattcaagaatcaGGCCAGCATTAAGAATACTCAAGCAGAACCTTACTCTTCTGTGTGCAATAGTGACTGATCGTGCTCAACCACTAGCTCTACAAGAAGTAATGAAGGCCTCTTTTGAGGCGTACCTCATGGTTTTGCTAGCTGGTGGCAGCTCCCGAACCTTCTCCAGGTTTGATCACCCAATGATTGAGGAAGACTTTGACAACTTGAAACGAGTATTTTGTACATGCGGAGAAGGTTTGATAGTTGAGGATATGGTTGAAAAGGATGCGGAAACAGTTGAAGGGGTGGTGGCATTGATGGGGCAGTCGACCGAGCAATTAGTAGAAGATTTCAGTATTGTGGCATGTGAAGCTAGTGGGATAGGAGTGGTGGGTGCAGGGCAGAAACTTCCAATGCCACCGACAACTGGTAGGTGGAATCGGTTAgatccaaataccatattgagggTACTTTGTCATAGGAATGATCAAGCTGCAAACCATTTCTTGAAGAGGACATTCCAACTAGCAAAGAGAAGGGACTCGAGATAA